One Alkalicoccus halolimnae DNA segment encodes these proteins:
- a CDS encoding FUSC family protein encodes MRLGARIFKTGLAITLALYAAIWFNFENPAYAGLAAFFAVQPSVHKSLTLIWDQVQANIISAVLAIAFVTAFGAEPFVIGAVVVLIIAIHIKWNKETIIPLAVVTAIIIMGSPSENFYHFAADRLLLVMCGVFSAFIVNLIFLRPKHENQMYHKLTGINEEVIQWIRLMLHHEIDYSTLKQDQDKIRTSILKLETIFSLYKEERSFFKKTEYARMRKIVLFRQMIRSTLKAEDILKSLARHDHLTHQLPEEVEQTIRYQLDQLTNYHERIMLKYMGKVRPQSVSDYYEEINTGKKELIEVFITCQNNQTFDHDTWIRFLPVIALIIEYSEELEHLDSLVDNFFTYHTEDNEVEIDEREI; translated from the coding sequence ATGAGGCTTGGAGCCCGTATTTTTAAAACTGGGTTGGCCATTACTCTCGCATTATACGCAGCTATCTGGTTTAATTTTGAAAACCCTGCCTATGCGGGTCTAGCTGCATTTTTTGCAGTGCAGCCTTCCGTTCATAAAAGCCTGACCCTAATTTGGGATCAGGTACAGGCGAATATTATCAGTGCCGTACTTGCTATAGCTTTTGTCACTGCATTTGGTGCAGAACCATTTGTAATAGGAGCTGTCGTTGTACTCATCATTGCAATTCACATTAAATGGAATAAAGAAACTATCATCCCGTTGGCAGTAGTAACAGCAATCATAATTATGGGAAGTCCTTCGGAAAACTTTTATCATTTTGCAGCCGACCGGCTGCTTCTAGTTATGTGCGGAGTATTCTCTGCCTTTATCGTTAATTTGATTTTCCTTCGTCCAAAGCATGAGAATCAGATGTATCATAAACTAACTGGAATAAATGAAGAAGTCATTCAATGGATCCGATTGATGCTTCATCACGAAATTGATTACAGTACGTTAAAGCAGGATCAGGATAAAATACGTACTTCGATCCTAAAACTCGAAACGATTTTTTCTCTTTATAAAGAAGAGCGGAGCTTCTTTAAAAAAACAGAGTATGCCCGGATGCGGAAAATAGTATTATTCAGACAGATGATACGTTCTACTTTAAAAGCGGAGGATATTTTGAAGAGTCTCGCCAGACATGACCATCTGACGCACCAGCTTCCTGAAGAAGTCGAGCAGACTATCCGCTATCAGCTTGATCAGCTCACCAACTACCACGAACGAATTATGTTGAAGTATATGGGGAAAGTCCGCCCGCAGTCGGTGAGCGATTATTACGAAGAGATAAACACGGGAAAAAAAGAACTCATTGAAGTTTTCATCACTTGTCAGAATAACCAGACGTTCGACCACGACACCTGGATTCGCTTTCTTCCGGTTATTGCACTTATTATCGAATACTCGGAAGAACTGGAACATCTTGATAGTCTCGTAGATAACTTCTTTACTTATCATACGGAAGATAATGAAGTGGAAATAGATGAACGAGAAATATAA
- a CDS encoding cyclic-di-AMP receptor yields the protein MKLMVCVVQNRYRDAMEEGLKAEEYRMTELSSSGGFLRRGSTTFLIGIDEHDAEKLNDMMKKICLDYEVKRGKARGKSHRYISFMIDAENSLPFLRQQT from the coding sequence ATGAAATTAATGGTCTGTGTGGTCCAGAATCGCTATCGTGATGCAATGGAAGAAGGGCTTAAAGCCGAAGAATATCGTATGACTGAACTATCCAGCAGCGGTGGATTTCTCCGCCGGGGGAGTACAACCTTTTTAATTGGGATTGATGAACACGACGCAGAAAAGTTAAATGACATGATGAAGAAAATCTGTCTTGATTATGAAGTAAAGCGTGGAAAAGCACGAGGGAAGTCTCATCGATATATTTCATTTATGATAGATGCTGAAAACAGTCTTCCTTTTTTAAGGCAGCAAACATAG
- a CDS encoding glutamate-1-semialdehyde 2,1-aminomutase → MNFSNSEQLYKEAQEVILGGVNSPSRAYKGVGGGTPVFMEKASGAYFWDADGNKYIDYLAAYGPIITGHAHPHVTKAIQNAAADGVLYGTPTVYENKFAGMLQNAIPSLEKVRFVNSGTEAVMTTIRVTRAYTGRNKIIKFAGCYHGHSDLVLVAAGSGPSTTGNPDSAGVTKNIAEEVITVPFNDLSGFKEALNHFGKEIAGVLVEPIVGNFGIVEPEPGFLEAVNDLSRANGSLVIYDEVITAFRFMYGGAQNLLEIEPDLTALGKIIGGGLPIGAYGGRQDIMEQISPLGPAYQAGTMAGNPASIRAGIACLEVLQTPGVYDKMDQLGRKLEEGILKAAEDHNIPAVVNRLRGALTVYFDVDKVSNFEDAESSSTDMFAAFFKKMLVRGINLAPSKFEALFLTSAHTEEDINKTIHIVEEVFAEGLEEYEI, encoded by the coding sequence ATGAATTTTTCGAATTCAGAACAACTTTATAAAGAAGCACAGGAAGTTATTCTGGGAGGGGTAAACAGTCCATCAAGAGCATACAAAGGAGTAGGAGGAGGAACACCTGTATTTATGGAAAAAGCTTCCGGAGCCTATTTTTGGGACGCAGACGGAAACAAATACATAGATTATTTAGCTGCTTACGGACCGATTATCACGGGCCACGCCCATCCTCACGTGACAAAAGCGATCCAGAATGCCGCAGCGGATGGGGTTCTCTATGGTACTCCGACCGTTTATGAAAATAAATTCGCTGGTATGCTCCAGAATGCCATCCCTTCCCTTGAAAAGGTGCGTTTCGTGAATTCCGGTACTGAAGCAGTGATGACAACCATCCGCGTCACGAGAGCTTATACAGGAAGGAACAAAATCATTAAATTCGCCGGCTGTTATCACGGACATTCGGATCTCGTCCTTGTCGCAGCAGGATCAGGGCCTTCGACTACCGGAAATCCCGATTCTGCGGGTGTAACCAAAAATATTGCAGAGGAAGTAATCACGGTCCCTTTTAATGATTTGTCCGGATTTAAAGAAGCACTGAACCATTTTGGCAAAGAAATTGCCGGCGTTCTCGTTGAACCTATCGTCGGTAATTTTGGAATCGTTGAACCGGAACCCGGCTTTCTGGAAGCTGTTAACGACCTTTCCCGCGCTAATGGATCTCTCGTCATCTACGATGAAGTAATTACTGCCTTCCGATTCATGTACGGCGGAGCTCAGAATCTTCTTGAAATTGAGCCTGACTTGACGGCTCTCGGTAAAATCATTGGGGGAGGGCTGCCGATTGGAGCTTATGGCGGGCGCCAGGATATCATGGAGCAGATATCCCCTCTCGGGCCCGCTTATCAGGCAGGCACAATGGCTGGAAATCCAGCATCCATTCGCGCAGGTATCGCCTGCCTGGAAGTCCTCCAAACCCCGGGCGTATATGACAAAATGGATCAATTAGGCAGAAAATTGGAAGAGGGAATTTTGAAAGCAGCTGAAGATCATAATATTCCTGCTGTTGTCAATCGTCTGCGCGGCGCACTTACTGTCTATTTTGATGTTGATAAAGTAAGCAATTTTGAAGATGCAGAATCGAGCAGTACCGATATGTTTGCTGCCTTTTTTAAAAAAATGCTTGTCCGTGGGATCAACCTTGCTCCGTCTAAATTTGAAGCTTTATTTTTAACAAGTGCTCATACAGAAGAAGATATTAATAAAACAATTCACATCGTGGAAGAAGTTTTCGCCGAAGGTCTCGAAGAGTATGAAATATAA
- a CDS encoding YgzB family protein, translating into MLSFTSKINKIRTFALVLIFAGIIIMYLGLFFQANPIVMTIFMLLGFLAIIASTVIYFWIGMLSSKAVQVTCPECEKPTKMLGRVDACMHCNEALTLDQSLEGKEFDQAYNSKKKSRKD; encoded by the coding sequence TTGTTAAGCTTTACGAGCAAAATAAATAAGATTAGAACATTCGCCCTTGTTTTAATATTTGCAGGAATCATCATTATGTATCTCGGTTTGTTCTTTCAGGCAAATCCAATAGTCATGACCATCTTTATGCTGCTTGGATTTTTAGCGATCATAGCAAGTACTGTAATTTATTTCTGGATTGGGATGCTTTCTTCAAAAGCGGTGCAGGTTACATGTCCGGAATGTGAAAAACCAACTAAAATGCTCGGCCGTGTAGATGCATGCATGCATTGTAATGAAGCCTTAACACTCGACCAAAGTCTGGAAGGCAAAGAATTTGATCAGGCTTATAACTCCAAAAAAAAGAGCAGGAAAGATTAA
- the perR gene encoding peroxide-responsive transcriptional repressor PerR: MENTELREALQSLKSTKVRMTPQRHAILEFLFNCDSHPTADDIYKSLENNFPNMSVATVYNNLRVFKEAGLVRELTYGDSSSRFDSNTTKHYHVICDSCGKIVDFHYPGLDEVETLAEHVAGFEVKNHRMEVYGTCPECRKG; this comes from the coding sequence ATGGAAAATACAGAACTTCGAGAAGCACTACAGTCTCTGAAAAGCACAAAAGTAAGAATGACGCCTCAGCGTCACGCAATCCTGGAGTTTCTTTTTAATTGTGACAGTCATCCTACAGCTGATGACATATATAAATCACTTGAAAATAATTTTCCTAATATGAGTGTAGCTACTGTATACAATAACCTTCGTGTTTTTAAAGAAGCGGGTCTGGTGAGAGAACTTACTTATGGAGATTCTTCGAGCAGGTTTGATAGCAACACGACAAAACACTATCATGTTATTTGCGACAGCTGTGGGAAAATCGTGGATTTTCATTATCCCGGCCTTGATGAAGTGGAAACTCTCGCTGAGCATGTTGCGGGATTTGAAGTAAAAAATCATCGTATGGAGGTTTATGGTACCTGTCCTGAATGCAGAAAAGGCTGA
- a CDS encoding ABC transporter permease yields MNNFWTTFSHTALRRIKSKAFAISTLIMALLIIGFFAVQPLMNIFGVPEGQEEQVEMTVADQSEFEGELGTALENGNFPGITFIDETGRDIEGLTLEAEESDSYLIVLQGERANLEAEFYGEASGFEVINNAQQYIEQTKQNTAASETNLSEEEKEAILSPVVISEQTFADGEEPEEVFSDSYWMVYGLVFVIYLIIITFGSMIATEVATEKSSRVMELIVSSISPVTQMFGKLAGIGAAGAVNIAVLAGAVAIGSLLNGQEVFQFIFVEVIEVSLIAYALLFIVLGYFVYGGIAAMLGALVSRAEEVNQAIQPLIFLAMIAFFLSIVALNAPDLTIFRVLSYIPFFTPQLLFLSIGMGTVPAWEIVLILSILIVCAVGINLLAARIYKGGVLMYGKFSFKNGIKQAMRLSKKEE; encoded by the coding sequence ATGAATAATTTCTGGACAACTTTTTCTCACACTGCTCTAAGACGAATAAAATCGAAAGCTTTTGCTATTTCAACATTGATTATGGCCCTGCTGATTATTGGTTTTTTTGCTGTACAGCCATTAATGAACATTTTTGGTGTTCCTGAAGGGCAGGAAGAACAAGTCGAAATGACTGTTGCGGATCAAAGTGAGTTTGAGGGAGAACTTGGCACCGCACTTGAAAACGGGAATTTCCCCGGAATAACCTTTATAGACGAAACAGGCAGGGATATAGAAGGACTGACGTTGGAAGCGGAAGAATCTGATTCTTATTTGATCGTACTTCAGGGGGAGAGGGCAAACTTAGAAGCAGAGTTTTATGGGGAAGCGTCAGGATTTGAAGTTATAAATAATGCTCAGCAGTATATCGAGCAGACAAAGCAGAATACAGCAGCTTCTGAAACGAACCTTTCCGAAGAAGAGAAAGAAGCGATCTTATCGCCGGTTGTAATCTCGGAGCAGACTTTTGCAGACGGAGAGGAGCCAGAAGAAGTTTTTTCCGATTCCTACTGGATGGTTTACGGTCTGGTTTTTGTTATTTACTTAATCATCATTACTTTTGGGTCTATGATTGCTACTGAAGTAGCTACGGAGAAATCATCCAGAGTGATGGAACTGATAGTTTCGAGTATCAGCCCGGTTACGCAGATGTTCGGTAAACTTGCGGGTATCGGAGCTGCCGGGGCAGTGAATATAGCTGTATTAGCTGGTGCTGTTGCGATAGGGTCTTTATTAAATGGGCAGGAAGTATTTCAGTTTATTTTCGTTGAGGTGATTGAAGTATCTTTAATCGCTTATGCGCTTTTATTTATTGTTTTAGGGTATTTTGTTTATGGCGGTATAGCTGCCATGCTTGGGGCGCTTGTGAGTCGTGCTGAAGAAGTGAATCAGGCTATTCAGCCGCTGATTTTTTTAGCTATGATAGCCTTTTTCTTATCCATTGTAGCTCTTAATGCTCCGGACCTTACTATTTTCAGGGTACTTTCCTATATACCTTTCTTCACACCGCAGCTTTTATTCCTGAGTATTGGGATGGGAACAGTACCGGCATGGGAAATCGTACTGATTCTCAGCATATTAATAGTATGTGCAGTTGGCATCAATCTGCTGGCAGCACGTATTTATAAAGGCGGAGTGCTGATGTACGGGAAGTTTTCATTTAAAAACGGGATTAAGCAGGCTATGCGTCTTTCCAAAAAAGAAGAATAA
- a CDS encoding ABC transporter ATP-binding protein, translated as MTLELTNLTKTFDETKAVSGIDLKIDRGQMFGMLGANGAGKTTTFRMIIGLLDPTSGTAEWSGSRIDYSRTHLIGYLPEERGLFPKLTVKEQLIYLMRLNRMKKQDIITEMRKWLERFQVENYENKKVEELSKGNQQKIQFMAAVLHKPELLILDEPFSGLDPVNSDMLKEAVLDLQNEGTTIVFSSHQMRNVEELCDELIILKNGSAVLQGNLSEIKKSYNMKSIKIKADFDVDFLRDLPGVTDIAITKVETELKVDNEKTAESVFRSLAARGFVRKFEVAEPSLHDIFIDQAGGGEHE; from the coding sequence ATGACGCTGGAATTGACGAATTTAACAAAAACTTTTGATGAAACGAAAGCTGTCAGCGGAATTGATTTAAAAATTGACAGGGGGCAGATGTTTGGAATGCTCGGAGCCAACGGAGCTGGAAAAACGACGACCTTCAGAATGATTATTGGACTGCTCGATCCTACTTCCGGAACAGCGGAATGGAGTGGTTCCCGAATTGACTACAGCCGTACACACTTAATAGGTTATCTGCCGGAGGAAAGAGGTTTGTTCCCTAAACTTACGGTTAAAGAGCAGCTCATTTATTTAATGAGATTAAATCGAATGAAAAAGCAGGATATTATTACGGAGATGAGAAAGTGGCTGGAAAGATTTCAAGTGGAAAACTACGAAAATAAAAAAGTAGAAGAACTGTCGAAGGGCAACCAGCAGAAAATTCAATTTATGGCTGCAGTTTTACATAAACCTGAGCTGCTTATTCTTGATGAGCCATTCAGCGGCCTTGATCCTGTGAATTCAGATATGCTTAAAGAAGCAGTACTCGACCTTCAGAATGAAGGCACGACTATCGTGTTTTCAAGCCATCAGATGCGCAACGTCGAGGAGCTCTGTGATGAATTAATTATATTGAAAAACGGATCTGCGGTCCTTCAGGGTAATCTGAGTGAAATCAAAAAGTCCTATAATATGAAATCAATAAAGATTAAAGCGGATTTCGATGTGGATTTTTTGAGAGACCTGCCTGGTGTTACCGACATAGCGATAACGAAAGTGGAAACGGAACTAAAAGTGGATAATGAAAAAACCGCTGAATCCGTTTTTCGTTCTCTTGCGGCAAGAGGATTTGTCAGGAAATTTGAAGTAGCTGAGCCTTCCCTGCACGACATTTTTATCGATCAGGCAGGAGGTGGAGAACATGAATAA
- a CDS encoding ABC transporter ATP-binding protein, whose amino-acid sequence MDSIKRYMQFVIPYWKQIIITVLIGMMKFGIPLLIPLILKYVIDDIIGGDGLSTAEQLNMLYWLMGGTFILFVFLRPPIEYYRQYFAQWTGNKILYDIRDQLFTHLQKLSLKFYANRQSGEVISRVINDVELTKNFIMTGMMNIWIDMFTIIVAIIIMLTLDPWLTLAAVALLPLYGLSIKFFYSRLRDLTRRRSQALADVQGHLHERLQGISVIKSFALENHEQKEFDKQNENFLDRAVDHTKWNAKTFAVVNTITDIAPLVVIFVAAMMVIQADLTVGTLVAFATYMERLYAPLRRLVNSSTQLVQSIASMDRMFELIDEKYDITDRKDAVPYKSSGGAVEFDRVSFAYDNEEVLHNVSFRADRGETVAVVGMSGGGKSTIMSLIPRFYDVTEGTIRIDGKDIRDLQVRSLRDQIGMVLQDNIIFSDSIMFNIRMGNPEATNEEVYAAARAANADGFISELPEGYDTKIGERGVKLSGGQKQRVAIARVFLKNPQILIFDEATSALDLESEKLIQDSVELLARDRTTFVVAHRLATVTHADKIIVMENGEIAEIGTHQELMAVEGKYAQLFNIQKFG is encoded by the coding sequence ATGGATAGTATTAAAAGGTACATGCAGTTTGTCATTCCTTACTGGAAGCAGATTATCATCACCGTATTAATTGGAATGATGAAGTTTGGAATTCCGCTGCTTATCCCGCTCATATTAAAGTATGTTATTGATGATATAATCGGCGGCGATGGTCTTTCTACAGCTGAACAGCTGAATATGCTCTACTGGCTTATGGGTGGTACATTCATATTATTTGTTTTTCTTCGTCCGCCGATCGAATATTACCGCCAGTATTTTGCCCAGTGGACAGGAAATAAAATTCTTTACGACATCAGAGATCAGTTGTTTACACATCTGCAAAAACTGAGCCTGAAATTTTATGCCAACAGACAATCCGGTGAAGTTATTTCACGGGTCATAAACGATGTAGAACTTACAAAAAATTTCATCATGACCGGTATGATGAATATATGGATCGATATGTTTACTATAATAGTAGCTATTATTATAATGCTGACACTTGACCCTTGGCTCACTCTTGCTGCAGTGGCGCTGCTGCCGCTTTACGGCCTGTCTATTAAGTTTTTCTATTCAAGACTCCGCGATTTGACGAGGCGACGATCTCAGGCTTTAGCAGATGTACAGGGGCATCTTCATGAAAGACTGCAGGGAATAAGCGTAATTAAAAGCTTTGCCCTGGAAAATCATGAGCAGAAAGAATTCGATAAGCAGAATGAAAATTTTCTCGACAGAGCAGTAGACCATACAAAATGGAATGCCAAAACTTTCGCAGTAGTCAATACCATTACAGATATCGCTCCGCTCGTCGTAATATTTGTGGCAGCTATGATGGTTATTCAAGCTGATTTAACGGTTGGTACGCTTGTGGCATTTGCAACGTATATGGAAAGGCTTTATGCTCCGCTCCGAAGACTGGTAAACTCCTCAACGCAGCTTGTTCAGTCGATTGCCTCAATGGACAGAATGTTCGAATTGATTGACGAGAAGTATGACATTACTGACCGCAAAGATGCAGTCCCTTATAAAAGTTCTGGAGGAGCGGTGGAATTCGACCGCGTTTCTTTCGCTTACGATAACGAAGAAGTTCTTCACAACGTCAGTTTTCGTGCTGACCGCGGAGAAACTGTCGCAGTTGTTGGAATGAGCGGAGGCGGGAAGAGTACGATTATGAGCCTGATTCCCCGTTTTTACGATGTTACTGAAGGTACAATCCGCATTGATGGCAAAGATATCCGTGATTTACAGGTACGCTCCCTCAGAGACCAAATAGGGATGGTTCTTCAGGATAATATAATATTCAGCGATTCCATCATGTTCAACATTCGTATGGGGAATCCGGAAGCAACGAACGAAGAAGTTTATGCAGCTGCCCGTGCGGCAAATGCGGACGGCTTTATATCCGAGCTGCCGGAAGGCTATGATACTAAAATCGGAGAGCGTGGTGTAAAGCTTTCCGGAGGACAGAAGCAGCGTGTGGCAATTGCCAGAGTATTTTTGAAAAACCCTCAAATTCTCATATTTGATGAAGCAACAAGTGCGCTGGATCTGGAAAGTGAAAAATTGATTCAGGATTCTGTGGAACTGCTGGCCCGTGACCGCACCACGTTCGTCGTGGCTCACCGCCTGGCTACAGTAACGCACGCTGATAAAATAATCGTCATGGAAAATGGAGAGATTGCAGAAATAGGCACTCACCAGGAATTAATGGCTGTGGAAGGGAAGTATGCCCAGTTATTTAATATTCAAAAGTTCGGTTAG
- a CDS encoding peroxiredoxin, translating into MNDLVGEKVPDRKLSDAEGNLISPAQFKGKYAVLYFYPKDMTPGCTTEACDFRDQFESFKDADAVIIGVSPDPAAKHKKFAAKYELPFYLLSDEKLELSKAMNVWQLKKNFGKEYMGIVRSTYVIDPEGTIIKEWKNVRVKGHVQQALEFIQSQKKE; encoded by the coding sequence ATGAATGATTTAGTTGGAGAAAAAGTTCCGGATAGGAAACTTTCTGATGCAGAAGGAAATTTAATTTCTCCTGCTCAATTTAAAGGTAAATATGCAGTCCTTTACTTCTATCCGAAAGACATGACACCTGGATGCACGACAGAAGCTTGTGATTTTCGTGACCAGTTTGAAAGCTTTAAAGATGCGGATGCGGTCATTATCGGAGTAAGTCCTGATCCGGCGGCTAAACACAAAAAATTTGCTGCCAAGTATGAGCTCCCATTTTATCTTCTGTCCGATGAAAAATTGGAACTTTCAAAAGCGATGAATGTCTGGCAGCTCAAAAAGAATTTCGGGAAAGAATATATGGGTATTGTCCGCTCAACGTATGTGATTGATCCTGAAGGAACCATTATTAAAGAATGGAAAAATGTTCGTGTGAAGGGGCACGTCCAGCAAGCTCTCGAATTTATACAGAGCCAAAAAAAAGAGTAA
- a CDS encoding D-2-hydroxyacid dehydrogenase: protein MVIVSSANILQEIQSDFISKYPDLDFRFCNDISEAERELSEAEILITLGEDLVPEHINMAKNLKWIMVISAGMDKMPFEAIAERNIFVTNAKGIHAVPMAEYTIHMMLHTARQATVVLEQERQRVWDRSPVMMELHSKTVCIVGAGAIGTEIARLAAAFRMKTVGVNQSGRNIDYFDEIFPVKELRSALQHADFVISVLPKTPETDDLFSGEAFKAMDKHAVFINIGRGNVVNEKALIDALDKNELHEAVLDVFKEEPLPSSHAFWSHPKITVTPHLSGISPQYQPRAFKMFSSNLNVYLSGEGEYINPVDTVKGY, encoded by the coding sequence TTGGTAATTGTATCATCAGCAAATATTTTGCAGGAAATTCAGTCTGATTTTATAAGTAAGTATCCGGACCTGGATTTTCGTTTCTGCAATGATATCAGCGAAGCAGAAAGAGAACTGTCGGAAGCTGAAATACTGATTACACTCGGAGAAGACCTTGTACCGGAGCATATAAATATGGCCAAAAATTTAAAGTGGATTATGGTTATTTCAGCAGGAATGGATAAAATGCCGTTTGAAGCGATAGCGGAAAGAAACATTTTTGTTACAAACGCTAAAGGAATTCATGCGGTTCCTATGGCGGAGTACACTATTCATATGATGCTGCACACAGCGCGGCAGGCAACGGTCGTTCTTGAGCAGGAGCGCCAAAGAGTATGGGACAGGTCTCCTGTCATGATGGAACTCCACAGTAAAACCGTCTGTATCGTGGGAGCAGGTGCTATCGGCACAGAGATTGCGAGACTCGCAGCTGCTTTCAGAATGAAAACAGTCGGCGTTAATCAGTCTGGAAGAAACATTGATTATTTTGATGAAATATTTCCGGTGAAAGAGCTTCGCAGCGCTCTTCAGCATGCGGATTTTGTAATTTCTGTTCTGCCTAAAACTCCGGAAACAGATGATTTATTTTCAGGAGAGGCTTTTAAAGCTATGGATAAACATGCCGTGTTTATCAATATCGGGAGAGGCAATGTTGTAAATGAAAAAGCCCTCATCGATGCACTCGATAAAAATGAGCTGCATGAGGCTGTATTGGATGTTTTCAAAGAAGAGCCGCTTCCGTCTTCCCACGCTTTTTGGAGTCATCCAAAAATAACCGTAACACCACACTTGTCGGGGATCTCCCCGCAGTACCAGCCGCGTGCTTTTAAGATGTTTTCATCTAATTTAAACGTTTATTTATCGGGTGAAGGTGAGTATATTAACCCTGTGGACACTGTAAAAGGATATTAA
- a CDS encoding nucleotidyltransferase-like protein, whose amino-acid sequence MDEFMRELYQDRTGDPQTLAVIVVEKSKMEDAATDYFDGILLVIKDKTSKAWEIKHYEYKDMTIAMHIVNTTQINEWLANSSNRRAIDWLLNGKIIFDRNEYMKNFKEKMITFPEKERESRIGIEFSKLVRRFSDGKSLYYEGHYLDSFNQIVHALHHLARLAVIERGYHPEVTVWQQVRQIEPEIHKLYSELVTGTEPIDKRLELLLLANEFELATKVRLGSAHLISIMNEKHDAWNVDELKERVAMHDYSLDLSMLLEYLVKKGLVDIKLEETKGRTINHRKYIANSYQDMAASR is encoded by the coding sequence ATGGATGAGTTTATGCGTGAACTATATCAGGATAGAACGGGAGATCCGCAGACGCTGGCAGTAATTGTTGTAGAGAAATCCAAAATGGAAGATGCAGCTACAGATTATTTTGATGGTATCCTTTTAGTCATAAAAGATAAAACAAGTAAAGCATGGGAAATTAAACATTATGAATATAAAGATATGACGATCGCAATGCATATTGTTAATACTACGCAGATTAACGAATGGCTCGCAAACAGTTCAAATCGGAGAGCAATCGACTGGCTGCTTAACGGGAAAATCATTTTTGACCGTAATGAATATATGAAAAATTTCAAAGAGAAAATGATCACTTTTCCGGAGAAGGAGAGGGAGTCCCGGATCGGGATAGAGTTTTCTAAGCTGGTCAGGCGTTTTTCTGATGGAAAGTCTCTCTATTATGAAGGACATTATCTGGATTCTTTCAATCAAATTGTTCATGCTCTTCATCATTTAGCCAGACTAGCTGTCATTGAGCGCGGGTATCATCCTGAAGTAACTGTCTGGCAGCAGGTGCGTCAAATCGAACCCGAGATTCACAAACTTTATTCCGAACTTGTTACTGGCACAGAGCCAATCGATAAAAGGCTCGAACTTCTTCTGTTGGCAAATGAATTCGAGCTGGCTACGAAAGTAAGGTTAGGGAGTGCTCATCTAATTTCAATTATGAATGAAAAGCACGACGCCTGGAATGTGGATGAACTTAAAGAAAGGGTTGCTATGCATGATTACTCTCTTGATTTAAGTATGCTGCTTGAATATTTAGTTAAAAAAGGACTGGTGGATATTAAATTAGAGGAAACGAAAGGAAGAACAATCAATCATCGGAAATATATTGCTAATTCCTACCAGGATATGGCAGCCTCCCGCTAA